The Pyrus communis chromosome 5, drPyrComm1.1, whole genome shotgun sequence region GAGAAGATATTCAAGAGTATTCAGTGTATATTTTGCTTTTATATCTTCTGTCTCCTTCAATTTGAAATGAAGTATTGCCTATTTTTCACGTTGTATTGCTTGAACATTATAATCGTTTTTAGATCTAACAGTATGTCAAATCTTTccaaaactaaaagttaaaaaatttgcTACGATATTATATATACCATGCAAGTGGAAAACTGTGATGTTTTTGTGTGGACAACTGAAAATTAGAAGTTCCCATGACTTCATaatttgtatgtatatatgtttgcataatataattttaattatttgtgtAATAAACATGTGCGAGCCCGCATTCACGTGTGTATCTCAGTATCTTTGTGAAGAGGACACTTCTGCATTTGAGatcaagaagaaaaacaaagaaaataaacatttgCTCTCTCTAGCTTACTTTGTTTGTGTCGACACTCAACAGCTgataaattttataaacaaaatttaaacCATTAGATTGTGCAAAATAAATTGTGTTTTGAATCATTCCAAAAAGATAAacatcttttttctttcatattttataatttacttgcatttcAAACCATCGGAAGACCATTTTAACTCAGTCTTGCTTTAAAGTTGTGTTGTTCTTTCTTTGCGGATCCCCTCCTAAAATATCTGTTACTGTTTCGAATGATTTAGCGGTGTGTCTTGGTCAAGACTATTTGTTCCAGATCTACGGGTTAAAAAGTTTAGGGTATGTTTTGTACTCTATTTAAATTCAACTttttagactcaaaaacaaatttcaagttttaggctttaaaaacttgtttaataagattattttcaaaaactgaagtcaagactaaataaaaaatatagtctattatctaaaaacataaaaaatgagtttttaaaACTCTCTTAgttttttctctccctcctcccctctcactccaaatctctctctctcttttcttctttctcgctcatcatttttttttttgttttttaccttttttgtctctcctctaattctttctctcactcttcttcctctctatgTCGTCccatcctctctcttctttctctttccttcaatcatctcttactttctttcatcctctctcctctttctccctctcatgTGAGTCGTGACCCCCTCTTTTTAGATTtatttgtctagtttaagtcgtaagatttaaaaattttaaatcgcaaaccaatcaagaattttagtcttaaagaaaattgttttcaagaaatgttttgagaaatgataaaaattttcaaataggataccaaacatgCTCTTATCTTTTTATGTCTCTCCCATCCTATTTTTtctcccatttcttcttctccttcttgaaCGGTTATGCTATTAAGCaacatcaacatcttatattaatttttttatagagacaataagacaaaaaacaaagtgTGAGAGAATGGGAGGGGGTAAAAATAGGAAtgaagagaatcctactccttttATGTGGCGGTGGCTTGGGTTTCGTGCCCCGTTtaacccaaaagaaaaggaaagatagTTTCCATTAAACATtaccatctttttttttatgaaattctcataaatatcaaatttcctttttcattttCGAGTTGACCTAGTACCTCGTTTGGTTGACATTCTCTAGCAAAAGGGACACAAAATCTTTATTGTCAAATTTAAGATCACAAAAGGATCGGCCGAACAAGAAAAGTTGGACAAAAGAAGGGATGTTTTCACCTTGTCGAcgttctctattttttttttttcttttcaacctgTAACTTTTGAGTCATGTCATTGTCATCCAATAGGAAGTCCAATAAAGTGTTTACACATACCACTTGCAAATTATGAGGCTACTTACGTCTTCAAACCCTTTTTAACTTTTCGTTTTTTGCCTCctaaacaaattaaaagcacacccaaaaaaaaagcgCCTAAATAATTGATATTCCGACATTATTCCTTTTTGTAATTTGGCATTatctttcaacaatttttttttttaaatttaaacattcaatATTCTGCACAATTCGTTTCCTCTTATCATCGAGTCTGATTCGAAAATCATAGTGGATATGCTTGGTGAGTTAACTTGTGATCCTCGCACACTCTCTAACTTGGTGGCTTCTTGTAGGTTCTTAATGCATGACGACATATGCAGGATTCAGCACACTTATAGGGAATAAGAAATATTCGCAGATAAATTAGCAAGAACTCGTCTTCTTTGGAGTATGGCTGTCATATTTCTGAGGCTCCTCCGATGGTGTTGGTACTTTAGTTCAGGAAGATTTACGGGAGTTTGCTAGACCCAGATTTCTTTAGTTGCTTTTGTATTTTGTTGTTGTAAAAAAAACCGACATTAGTCGGAATGCAGATTAAATATCCGCTAGGGTTCGTCAACGAATGGGTTCTTGGTTTTCCTAGTTGCATGTGATGATGCTGTGGCACGGTCGGGATTGGCTAGAAAAATACCACCTAAAGTAGTCCGCgttcaaattagggttttgaccTAAAAATTGAGAGTGAAGACAGAAGAGCTATATTGTCCCGCCGACGACGACGTTTCAAAGTCTTACGGGGGCGGGCCCATGCAAACAGCATCTCGGACTCCAAAGTATCGAGAATGCATTCAACCGCATTAGACATCTGTAGGCCCGTTATACCACCAAACCTAATCGAGGCCCAAGTTTTGACGAGACGTAAATAGTAACGGAGGGTTGGGTTAAACCACACAGTGAACAAATTAGATACCAAATTCACACAGATATTATACGCTCTCGTTATTCATGTGAGTATAACGTGAAACTtcacaagtgaaaagaaatattgATATATCGTAACACTAGTCGGTAACAGTAATTAATTAGGTTAATTCCGAGAGTTTCTCAAAGTGATCAAGGATACAGAtgatgttgaattttttttttttttttaacaaaaaatattatctacactaaggttAAGAGGGTGGACTCAGCCTCACAATACactagcaataatgttgttcaagtTCATCCTTGGCAAGAAACAAACCTAAAACCccctcacttacaaatgaagaccGTTGTACTAAGTGACAGAGATGATGCTGATTTAACAACAAAGAGTACTCGTTTTCTCTGTAAGATTTAATAAATTCAAGgtatgttaaaagaaaaaaatgaaaaaaaaaagcgtcTAACTTGAACGTAAAAGATGGTTGCCGATTAAGAAAATATATCGCTTTTCAATTCCCTCCAAACGACAGTGAATTGGATTTGCAACAGACCATTGAATGACATACATCCACAATCACGTATCACCATAACTGGGATATACTCTGAATTTCCAATAGACAAGAAAAGGAAAGACGGACTTCAGTAATCTGGAGATATACACAACGAATTTGAAATAATAACAGGAGAGAAGCCAGACAACCTGTATACAGCTAGGGTCGTCACCACTACAGTTTGAGCGAGGACCGCCGGTGGGCTTACAAGTTACCACACTTCTTgtcaaattctccaaaactttCCGTGGGAAGATATCCGACAATAACAAGAGTCCGGCAACCTATCACTGGATTCCCTACCGCAGAATTTTTTAAGTTCAGAGCTAACCCCTGGCTAATAGAACATCCAAGTTGCTGTAGCGACCAATAGACGGTGAAGTTTTTCTAGCATTTCTGTTGATGTGGATTTTATCTTCCAGCTTCTGTGGATGCTCCTTAATACCTACTTGATTCAGATGCACCAATGCAATCATGCTAAATGCCACCAATGCAGCATTTCCAAGTATTCCACCCGTATTATCCAATTTAAGCGTTCTTTTAGCAAAATTGATACTTGAAATGAGAAATTTGATCAAAATGTTAGACTTCTTCCCTTCAGAGGCCACCAACTTCTCACCAGAAGGACTGATCGGAGGACCGTAAAGACTTTCAGGAGAAACTAAACGGCTTGCATCACAGACATCTCCAACAAAGGCAAGAGCTTCCTCAATAACTTGGTACTTCTTACCATGGTGTTCAGACAATCTCATTGCTAGAACAATACGGCTCTGCTCCAAGCGTGCAATCGCAGCATCTCTCTCAGCCCGCTGCTGCACCTGCACAgtctttaaaagaaaaaaaactgacATAAATTAGCTGAATTGAGAATATACCCAATAGCAATTCGCAAATTTGAAACTCAAACAGTGAGTTTCACAAACAAAGCGACACAGCATGAACAGAAACACAGAGAACTTCACCCTTTGAATGCAATGCTACCGTCATAATACACAACAAAGCCCCAATATAACTATAAAGCATGGATTTCAAAACTGGACATGAAATGCATTCAGCACAATCAAATTCAAGAATTTACCCTGCAACCACTCGACCTTATGACTTGTGTGCTAGTGCGTAAAGCGCATCCTACACAATTGCCAGCAATTTCACAACCTTTTGTGTTTATTATCCCTTACTCATCACAACGTCTTTTGCTCTACAGAACTAGTCCTGATCCTATGTCTTTCTAACATCAGCTAATCATGTTCGGAACTTCAATTGCCTTTCTGAAATCACTCATAAAAAGAAGGAACACAAGCAGACCaagtttcataatttcataagCTGCAAGCATTTGCCTATTTGCTGCagaatttatgaaattacaaCAGCACAAACCATATAAATACGTTGATTTTTCCTTCAGAATTTTTCCACTTTGTTTctccattttctcagcaaccaaacagaaatttACAATTACACAGGACCGATAAATATCTTGAAAATTTGTAGTCCGAAAGAGCTATTATTTACATTATCCAAGCATTTATACATCTACAAGGTTAATTTCGAATGAATACATCTCAAACCGACCCAATCAAGCATTTCATCACTCATCTTCAAATTTCCACCaaatttctcagcaaccaaacacaacATAACCAAACAAGCCCTAGAAAAAGCCACGAACTTACATGGAAAAACTCGAGCTGGTCCTCGAGGTTCTCGAGCGCGGTGCGAATCGCATTGAGGCTCTTGGCCTCCCGAATCGCCGAGTCATCGTCGTGTTCGACCCGGAAGTCCTTCAAGTACACGTAGCCGGCCCGGTTCTCGTCGGCGGCGTCGTCATTGGGTTGCTGCTGTGGCTTCTTCTTACCGGAACTTCTGAGGGACTTGACGGAGTTGAGGAAGTGAGCTCGGGAAATGGAGTGGATGGCGTCGCTGAGCTTATCGTGGAGGTCCCATATCTTCTCGAGGACTGCCTCGATCTCTTCGACTTCCATGTCCCATTTCATGGAGGGAAATTTGGGGGAAGAAGAAACCAAACCGTATTTCTAGGGTTTTCagttcaattcaatttttcagGGTGCCGTCCGCCTTAAGCGATTCGGGTTTGTCATCTGCCGTTAGTAAAGCGCGCCACGTGGCTTTTATTGTGGTGCCagcactaataaaaaaaaaatcagtataCCCAAAACACGGCCTGATAATATAAGTAGTTAGAATTTTGTTTAAGTATCTAATTGTTTGTATTATAACATTTGGTGTATTAGGTTTTGTTCCCAGCACATAAAAATTATCTCCCAACTACATGTATAAAAGTTCTACAATATGTTTTCAGGGGCTAAAAAATTATCAGAGGTATTTCAGTCTTCCTGACCACCATCGTATAATTCATCAGTGCTAAAAAGAGAATCCAAGAC contains the following coding sequences:
- the LOC137734980 gene encoding plastid division protein PDV1-like, which produces MKWDMEVEEIEAVLEKIWDLHDKLSDAIHSISRAHFLNSVKSLRSSGKKKPQQQPNDDAADENRAGYVYLKDFRVEHDDDSAIREAKSLNAIRTALENLEDQLEFFHTVQVQQRAERDAAIARLEQSRIVLAMRLSEHHGKKYQVIEEALAFVGDVCDASRLVSPESLYGPPISPSGEKLVASEGKKSNILIKFLISSINFAKRTLKLDNTGGILGNAALVAFSMIALVHLNQVGIKEHPQKLEDKIHINRNARKTSPSIGRYSNLDVLLARG